In Thauera sedimentorum, a single genomic region encodes these proteins:
- a CDS encoding HD domain-containing phosphohydrolase, with product MLRTVKFRVHVVATFLLATFVITLVAAFLLSALGRFERMAEESAQAIFDQMAVANARQLEALVHSAGRVVEAGARLAPAAYAADGRVSESLREYLLATVDVQPPLYGLYFGLDSGEFFQVIGVRGDEAVRKALDAPQGAAFALRTIAAAADGRIEHWCFVGRDGSLLGERSRAAIYDPVRRGWYGRARERDETVLVEPYLFESSGQLGVTLARRIAGVDGVMGADLSLASLADFVAASTAGQPGGVVVLDAQDRVLAFSGAEAVRAAGAVELLAPLAAARNPYLAALAGALAGQAPQSGSLALAGEPHVLALRAVEVAPGVAYRVAAFAPLSAFSTHIVRARDQVVLISLLVLGISVPAAYLMSRRASRALANLASDSERVKAMDFSGEVRVDSMFYELDVLGEAHRTMKQSIRERTEALRQARDKLESLVEIGLALSSLRERDPLLRQILASATRLASAGRATLLLTTEADTLRPAADTDDMAQEAELALRAADGGASRSAHPAVRAVHERHTVCSDGMFADAGGRFRPSMLAVPLITASGEVLGVLQLADAHDPADGRAVPFDPEIIPFVEALAAQAALALDNQNLVEGQRVMLDAVIRLVAGAIDAKSAYTGGHCERVPELALMLAEAACAVDEGPLAGFRFRDEDEWREFRIGAWLHDCGKVTTPEYVVDKATKLETLYNRIHEIRMRFEVLLRDAEIARLRAVQEGADAAAAQAAFEARRAQLQEDFAFVAECNIGGEFMADEHIERLARIAGETWLRHFDDRLGLSHEELRRRDATELEDLPAAEALLADKPWHRVPRTEQQQYEARHGIRMKVPELLYDFGELHNLTIRRGTLSDEERFKINEHIIQTIIMLDQIPLPRQLRRVPEYAGTHHETLTGSGYPRGLTEEQLSVPARIMAVADIFEALTAADRPYKRAKTLSESVAILARFRDDRHIDADIFELFLRSGVYRRYAERFLRPEQIDELDIESYLR from the coding sequence ATGCTGCGAACCGTGAAGTTCCGCGTACATGTGGTCGCCACCTTCCTGCTGGCGACCTTCGTCATCACGCTGGTCGCCGCCTTCCTGCTCTCGGCCTTGGGGCGCTTCGAGCGCATGGCGGAGGAGAGCGCGCAGGCCATCTTCGACCAGATGGCCGTGGCCAATGCCCGCCAGCTCGAGGCCCTGGTGCACTCGGCCGGCCGCGTGGTGGAAGCCGGCGCCCGCCTGGCGCCCGCGGCCTATGCGGCAGATGGACGGGTCAGCGAGAGCCTGCGCGAGTACCTGCTGGCCACGGTCGACGTCCAGCCCCCGCTCTACGGTCTGTACTTCGGTCTCGACAGCGGCGAGTTCTTCCAGGTCATCGGCGTGCGCGGCGACGAGGCGGTGCGCAAGGCGCTGGATGCACCGCAGGGGGCCGCATTCGCGCTGCGCACCATTGCAGCCGCCGCGGACGGGCGCATCGAGCACTGGTGCTTCGTCGGCCGGGATGGAAGCCTGCTGGGCGAGCGCAGCAGGGCGGCGATCTACGATCCGGTGCGGCGGGGCTGGTACGGGCGCGCCCGCGAGCGCGACGAAACCGTACTGGTCGAGCCCTACCTGTTCGAGTCCTCCGGGCAGCTGGGCGTCACCCTGGCCCGCCGCATCGCCGGCGTGGATGGCGTGATGGGCGCCGACCTGTCGCTGGCCTCGCTGGCCGACTTCGTGGCCGCCTCCACCGCAGGCCAGCCGGGCGGGGTGGTGGTACTCGACGCCCAGGACCGGGTGCTGGCCTTTTCCGGTGCCGAAGCGGTGCGCGCCGCCGGGGCGGTGGAACTGCTGGCCCCGCTTGCCGCGGCGCGCAACCCGTACCTCGCCGCGCTGGCCGGTGCGCTGGCCGGGCAGGCACCGCAGAGCGGCAGTCTCGCCCTGGCCGGCGAACCGCACGTGCTGGCCCTGCGCGCCGTCGAGGTGGCGCCCGGCGTGGCCTACCGGGTGGCAGCCTTCGCGCCGCTCTCGGCCTTCTCCACCCACATCGTGCGTGCGCGCGACCAGGTGGTGCTGATCTCCCTGCTGGTGCTGGGCATCTCGGTGCCGGCGGCCTATCTGATGTCGCGTCGCGCATCCCGCGCGCTGGCCAACCTGGCGAGCGACTCCGAGCGGGTCAAGGCGATGGACTTCAGCGGCGAGGTGCGGGTCGATTCGATGTTCTACGAACTCGATGTGCTCGGCGAGGCGCACCGCACCATGAAGCAGTCGATCCGCGAGCGCACCGAGGCGCTGCGGCAGGCCCGCGACAAGCTCGAGAGCCTGGTGGAGATCGGGCTGGCGCTGTCCTCGCTGCGCGAGCGCGACCCCTTGCTGCGGCAGATCCTCGCCAGCGCCACCCGCCTGGCCAGCGCCGGGCGGGCGACCCTGCTGCTGACCACCGAGGCGGACACGCTGCGCCCCGCGGCCGATACCGACGACATGGCGCAGGAGGCGGAGCTCGCCCTGCGAGCGGCCGACGGCGGCGCCTCGCGCTCGGCGCATCCGGCGGTGCGGGCGGTGCACGAGCGCCATACGGTATGCAGCGACGGCATGTTCGCCGACGCGGGCGGCCGCTTCCGCCCGTCCATGCTGGCGGTGCCGCTGATCACCGCGTCCGGCGAGGTGCTCGGTGTGCTGCAGCTGGCCGACGCCCATGACCCGGCCGACGGGCGCGCCGTGCCCTTCGATCCGGAGATCATTCCCTTCGTCGAGGCGCTGGCGGCGCAGGCGGCGCTGGCGCTCGACAACCAGAACCTGGTCGAGGGCCAGCGGGTGATGCTCGACGCGGTGATCCGCCTGGTGGCCGGCGCGATCGACGCCAAGAGCGCCTACACCGGCGGGCACTGCGAGCGCGTCCCGGAGCTGGCCCTGATGTTGGCCGAGGCTGCCTGCGCGGTGGACGAAGGCCCGCTGGCCGGCTTCCGCTTCCGCGACGAGGACGAGTGGCGCGAGTTCCGCATCGGCGCCTGGCTGCACGACTGCGGCAAGGTCACCACCCCGGAATACGTGGTGGACAAGGCCACCAAGCTGGAGACCCTGTACAACCGCATCCACGAGATCCGCATGCGCTTCGAGGTGCTCTTGCGCGACGCCGAGATCGCGCGCCTGCGCGCCGTGCAGGAGGGCGCCGACGCGGCCGCCGCACAGGCCGCCTTCGAGGCGCGGCGCGCGCAGCTGCAGGAGGACTTCGCCTTCGTCGCCGAGTGCAATATCGGTGGCGAGTTCATGGCCGACGAGCACATCGAGCGGCTCGCGCGCATCGCCGGGGAAACCTGGCTGCGCCACTTCGACGACCGCCTCGGCCTGTCGCACGAGGAACTGCGCCGGCGCGACGCCACCGAACTCGAAGACCTGCCGGCGGCGGAAGCGCTGCTGGCCGACAAGCCCTGGCACCGCGTGCCGCGCACCGAGCAACAGCAATACGAGGCGCGCCACGGCATCCGCATGAAGGTGCCGGAGCTGCTGTACGACTTCGGCGAACTCCACAATCTCACGATCCGCCGCGGCACGCTCAGCGACGAGGAGCGCTTCAAGATCAACGAACACATCATCCAGACCATCATCATGCTCGACCAGATTCCGCTGCCGCGCCAGCTGCGCCGCGTGCCGGAGTACGCCGGCACTCACCACGAGACCCTCACCGGCAGCGGCTACCCGCGCGGGCTCACCGAGGAGCAGCTATCGGTGCCGGCGCGCATCATGGCGGTGGCCGACATCTTCGAGGCGCTGACCGCCGCCGACCGGCCCTACAAGCGGGCCAAGACGCTGTCCGAATCGGTCGCCATCCTGGCGCGCTTCCGCGACGACCGCCACATCGACGCCGACATCTTCGAGCTCTTCCTGCGCAGCGGGGTGTACCGGCGCTATGCCGAGCGTTTCCTGCGTCCGGAGCAGATCGACGAGCTCGACATCGAGTCTTACCTGCGCTGA
- a CDS encoding YceH family protein — MDSQDQHPDEPGFDLDPFELRVLGVLIEKSFVTPDSYPLSINALMAGCNQLTGREPVMDLSEEAVQGAVDSLMERRLVSRRDQASARVAKYEHLVRLRHSLPPGEQAVLATLLLRGAQTAGEIRQRCERMHRFGEIAEVEAVLEHLAEKYPPMAVALPRAPGTKEARWAHLLGGTEGLAMQAEASSADAGGGGAARGRMTELEEEVRRLRQEVDWLRGEFEKFRAQFE, encoded by the coding sequence ATGGACTCACAGGACCAGCACCCCGACGAACCGGGCTTCGACCTCGATCCCTTCGAGCTGCGCGTACTCGGCGTACTGATCGAGAAGAGCTTCGTCACGCCCGACAGCTACCCCCTGTCGATCAACGCGCTGATGGCCGGCTGCAACCAACTCACCGGGCGCGAGCCGGTGATGGACTTGTCCGAGGAGGCGGTGCAGGGCGCGGTCGACAGCCTGATGGAGCGCCGCCTGGTGTCGCGCCGCGACCAGGCCAGCGCGCGGGTAGCCAAGTACGAGCACCTGGTGCGCCTGCGCCATTCCTTGCCGCCGGGCGAGCAGGCGGTGCTGGCCACCCTGCTGCTGCGCGGCGCGCAGACCGCTGGCGAGATCCGCCAGCGCTGCGAGCGCATGCACCGTTTCGGCGAGATCGCCGAGGTCGAGGCGGTGCTGGAGCACCTGGCCGAGAAGTATCCGCCGATGGCCGTGGCCCTGCCGCGCGCGCCGGGCACCAAGGAAGCGCGCTGGGCTCACCTGCTGGGCGGCACCGAAGGCCTGGCGATGCAGGCCGAAGCCAGCAGCGCGGACGCCGGTGGCGGCGGAGCGGCGCGCGGACGGATGACGGAACTCGAAGAGGAGGTGCGCCGTCTGCGCCAGGAAGTGGACTGGCTGCGCGGCGAGTTCGAGAAGTTCCGCGCGCAGTTCGAGTAA
- the lgt gene encoding prolipoprotein diacylglyceryl transferase, whose protein sequence is MLTHPQFDPVAVSLGPVSVHWYGLMYLLAFTLFMVLGRVHARRRPELGWNGPQVDDLLLYGVLGVVIGGRLGEVLFFQPGYYFSHPLEIPAIWKGGMSFHGGFLGVLVAMWLYGRRSGKGFWQVTDFIAPLVPTGLAAGRIGNFINGELWGRPADPDLPWAMVFPWVDALPRHPSQIYQALGEGLLLFVILWLFAARPRPLRAVSGAFLLGYGVLRFAAEFFRTPDPGIFGTLSLGLSTAQWLCVPMMAAGVWLLFASRRTP, encoded by the coding sequence ATGCTCACCCATCCGCAGTTCGACCCGGTCGCCGTCTCGCTCGGCCCGGTCTCGGTGCACTGGTACGGCCTGATGTACCTGCTCGCCTTCACCCTCTTCATGGTGCTCGGCCGCGTGCACGCCAGACGCCGCCCCGAACTGGGGTGGAACGGCCCGCAGGTCGACGATCTGCTGCTCTACGGCGTGCTCGGCGTGGTGATCGGCGGCCGGCTGGGCGAGGTGCTGTTCTTCCAGCCCGGCTACTACTTCAGCCACCCGCTGGAAATCCCCGCCATCTGGAAGGGCGGCATGAGCTTCCACGGCGGCTTCCTGGGCGTGCTGGTGGCGATGTGGCTGTATGGCCGGCGCAGCGGCAAGGGGTTCTGGCAGGTCACCGACTTCATCGCCCCGCTGGTGCCCACCGGCCTGGCGGCAGGGCGCATCGGCAACTTCATCAACGGTGAGCTGTGGGGCCGCCCGGCCGACCCGGACCTGCCCTGGGCGATGGTTTTCCCGTGGGTGGACGCGCTGCCGCGCCATCCCTCGCAGATCTACCAGGCGCTCGGCGAAGGCCTGCTGCTGTTCGTCATCCTGTGGCTGTTCGCCGCCCGTCCGCGCCCGCTGCGCGCGGTATCAGGCGCCTTCCTGCTGGGCTACGGGGTGTTGCGCTTCGCCGCGGAGTTCTTCCGCACGCCGGACCCGGGCATCTTCGGCACCCTGTCGCTCGGCCTGTCCACCGCGCAATGGCTGTGCGTGCCGATGATGGCGGCAGGCGTCTGGCTGCTGTTTGCTTCCCGCAGGACGCCTTAA
- a CDS encoding two-component system response regulator: MIPQAVPAAQSAVRSSDARGASALRVLLAAPTDVRSGRLEALLTESADVELAGWTDSESRAMQLFFLLTPDVTVLDWRVSVSEPARFVGLLKRVAPYARIVSVVPAHDSMPARAARALGADAVVTSDELPAMLQALAADRGNTP, encoded by the coding sequence ATGATCCCGCAAGCCGTTCCTGCCGCGCAGTCAGCCGTACGTTCCAGCGATGCTCGTGGCGCATCCGCCCTGCGCGTGCTGCTGGCCGCGCCCACGGATGTGCGCAGCGGGCGGCTGGAGGCCCTGCTGACCGAATCGGCCGATGTCGAACTGGCCGGCTGGACCGACAGCGAGAGCCGCGCAATGCAGCTCTTCTTCCTGCTCACCCCGGATGTCACCGTGCTCGACTGGCGGGTGTCGGTGTCCGAGCCGGCGCGCTTCGTCGGCCTGCTCAAGCGCGTGGCGCCCTATGCGCGCATCGTCTCCGTGGTGCCTGCCCACGATTCCATGCCGGCGCGCGCGGCGCGCGCCCTGGGGGCGGATGCGGTGGTCACCAGCGATGAACTGCCCGCCATGCTGCAGGCCCTCGCCGCCGATCGCGGCAACACGCCTTAA
- a CDS encoding response regulator, which translates to MPRSDKRVLLVDDHALVRGGLRALIGGFTGFTVVGEAADGREALARVAELTPDIVVMDLSMPGLNGLDATARIHAEHPDCAVLALSMHTAAHYVGEALRAGAAGYLIKDSAPKELEHGLRAVAAGQRYLSPQVAGQPPAAGGAPSGAEPLTARQREILQLIAEGRSTREIATRLFISVKTVETHRAQIMQRLGIFDVAGLTRHAIRIGLVSSEE; encoded by the coding sequence ATGCCGCGGAGCGACAAGCGCGTGCTGCTGGTCGACGACCATGCCCTGGTGCGCGGCGGCCTGCGTGCGCTGATCGGCGGTTTTACCGGCTTCACCGTGGTGGGCGAGGCGGCCGATGGTCGCGAGGCGCTGGCCCGCGTGGCCGAATTGACGCCCGACATCGTGGTCATGGACCTGTCCATGCCCGGCCTCAACGGGCTGGACGCCACCGCACGCATTCACGCGGAGCACCCGGACTGTGCGGTGCTGGCGCTGTCCATGCACACCGCGGCGCACTACGTCGGCGAGGCCTTGCGCGCCGGCGCCGCCGGCTATCTGATCAAGGACTCGGCCCCCAAGGAGCTCGAGCATGGCCTGAGGGCGGTGGCAGCGGGGCAGCGCTATCTGTCGCCGCAGGTCGCCGGCCAGCCGCCTGCCGCCGGCGGCGCGCCGTCCGGCGCGGAGCCGCTCACCGCGCGGCAGCGCGAGATTCTCCAGCTCATCGCCGAGGGACGCAGCACGCGGGAGATCGCCACGCGGCTGTTCATCAGCGTCAAGACGGTGGAAACGCACCGGGCGCAGATCATGCAGAGGCTGGGTATCTTCGATGTGGCGGGGCTCACCCGTCACGCGATCCGCATCGGCCTGGTGTCGTCCGAGGAGTGA
- a CDS encoding PAS domain-containing sensor histidine kinase, whose translation MPHSPPPNVPRPGRLALGIALLYAALATAWIIYSDRLLAVWVQDPARITELQTWKGLFFVLSTAALVWLMIRIGFSSLWGLQQRLAEREAAFRVALHATRLGLWDYRIDSGEVATDEAVARMLGYSPEGFHETVEAWVGRLHPDDHDEARSRFRNYLDGLRRDYISEYRMRMADGSYRWFRASGEVVARDPNGRPTRVIGTYLDIHEQVEAYRKLAESEARARLYLERMPIGCIVTDTDWRIVDCNPAFEQIFGFQAAELIGRSTFDTIIPETERGQTEMVLARLRNGTFDAHNVNENRTRDGRRILCEWFNTPIRDADGKVVQLLAMAIDITARQATDKALADSHRHLSDLSARLMQIQEEERGRLARELHDEIGQQLTAAKFNLHAIGQDALQEASRLRLDECMQIMDQTIGRIRDRALDLRPSMLDDLGLGPALAWYCQGQAERTGVAVDLCGADGLPRFAEPAETAAFRIVQESVNNALRHGGPTRIEVRVEHSDGLLELRVNDDGCGFDPGAQPDGRASLGLVGMRERAELAGGRFELASAPGEGTRVLACLPVLPRREA comes from the coding sequence ATGCCCCACAGTCCCCCGCCGAACGTGCCCCGCCCCGGCCGCCTGGCCCTGGGCATCGCGCTGCTCTACGCGGCGCTGGCCACCGCGTGGATCATCTACTCGGACCGCCTGCTGGCGGTGTGGGTACAGGACCCGGCGCGCATCACCGAGCTGCAGACCTGGAAGGGTCTGTTCTTCGTGCTGTCGACCGCCGCGCTGGTGTGGTTGATGATCCGGATCGGTTTCTCCTCGCTGTGGGGCCTGCAGCAACGCCTGGCCGAGCGCGAGGCGGCCTTCCGGGTCGCCCTGCATGCGACCCGGCTGGGCTTGTGGGACTACCGTATCGACAGCGGCGAGGTGGCCACCGACGAGGCGGTGGCGCGCATGCTGGGGTATTCGCCCGAGGGTTTCCACGAGACGGTCGAGGCCTGGGTCGGACGCCTGCATCCGGACGACCACGACGAGGCGCGCAGCCGATTCCGCAACTACCTGGACGGACTGCGGCGCGACTACATCAGTGAGTACCGCATGCGCATGGCCGACGGCAGCTACCGCTGGTTCCGCGCCTCGGGCGAAGTCGTGGCGCGCGACCCCAACGGACGTCCCACGCGGGTGATCGGCACCTACCTGGACATCCACGAGCAGGTGGAGGCCTATCGCAAGCTCGCAGAAAGCGAGGCGCGCGCCCGCCTGTACCTGGAACGCATGCCGATCGGCTGCATCGTCACCGACACCGACTGGCGCATCGTCGACTGCAATCCGGCCTTCGAGCAGATCTTCGGTTTCCAGGCCGCGGAGCTGATCGGCCGCAGCACCTTCGACACCATCATTCCCGAGACCGAGCGCGGCCAGACCGAGATGGTGCTGGCCCGCCTGCGCAATGGCACCTTCGACGCGCACAACGTCAACGAAAACCGCACCCGCGACGGGCGCCGCATCCTGTGCGAGTGGTTCAACACGCCGATCCGCGACGCCGACGGCAAGGTGGTGCAGCTGCTGGCGATGGCCATCGACATCACCGCGCGCCAGGCCACCGACAAGGCGCTGGCCGACAGCCATCGCCATCTGTCCGACCTGTCGGCGCGGCTGATGCAGATCCAGGAAGAGGAGCGCGGCCGCCTGGCGCGCGAGCTGCACGACGAGATCGGCCAGCAGCTCACCGCGGCCAAGTTCAACCTGCATGCGATCGGTCAGGATGCGCTGCAGGAGGCCTCGCGGCTGCGCCTGGACGAGTGCATGCAGATCATGGACCAGACCATAGGCCGCATCCGCGACCGGGCGCTCGACCTGCGTCCGTCCATGCTCGACGACCTCGGGCTGGGGCCCGCGCTGGCCTGGTACTGCCAGGGGCAGGCCGAACGCACCGGCGTTGCGGTGGACCTGTGCGGTGCCGACGGCCTGCCGCGCTTTGCCGAGCCGGCGGAGACCGCGGCCTTCCGCATCGTCCAGGAATCGGTGAACAACGCCCTGCGCCACGGCGGTCCGACGCGCATCGAAGTGCGGGTCGAGCACAGCGACGGGCTGCTGGAATTGCGGGTCAATGACGACGGCTGCGGCTTCGACCCGGGCGCGCAGCCCGACGGGCGGGCCAGCCTGGGCCTGGTGGGCATGCGTGAGCGGGCGGAGCTTGCGGGCGGGCGCTTCGAGCTGGCCTCCGCGCCGGGCGAAGGCACCCGCGTGCTGGCCTGCCTGCCGGTATTGCCGCGCAGGGAGGCCTGA
- a CDS encoding malonyl-CoA decarboxylase encodes MAPGLMSRSLDKMREIVASATGRKDEPSEKTLERIRRQLHECAEGRGGEVSTRQRAARLADTYLGLDDAGRHAFLRIIALEFGPEPKRIARAHEAYQAAVGTPHQWDAEAQLRAAMRSARIRILTQFNAIPQGVKFLVDLRADLLRFLPGDKELQSLDRELEARLSAWFDVGFLELARITWHSPAALLEKLVEYEAVHEIRSWTDLKNRLDSDRRCYGFFHPRMPLEPLIFVEVALVEELADNVQQLLDEHAPVLDASRASTAIFYSISNTQSGLRGVSFGNFLLKRVVDDLKRDFPKLKTFATLSPIPGLARWASKHPAEVAAAFTDADWKRLAAAGVDGPESPRLREVLGGKPGWQDDEALARALQAPLSRVAADYLLNARREGKPVDPVARFHLGNGARVERLNWLADTSAKGLEQSWGLMVNYLYDPDRIEDNLESFASEGRIDAATAVKRLARR; translated from the coding sequence ATGGCCCCAGGACTGATGTCACGCAGCCTCGACAAGATGCGCGAGATCGTGGCGAGCGCCACCGGACGCAAGGACGAACCCTCCGAGAAGACCCTGGAGCGCATCCGCCGGCAGTTGCACGAATGCGCCGAGGGGCGCGGCGGCGAGGTATCGACCCGCCAGCGCGCGGCGCGCCTGGCGGACACCTATCTCGGCCTCGACGACGCCGGGCGCCACGCCTTCCTGCGCATCATCGCGCTGGAGTTCGGCCCCGAGCCCAAGCGCATCGCCCGCGCGCACGAGGCCTACCAGGCGGCGGTGGGCACCCCGCATCAATGGGACGCCGAGGCGCAGCTGCGCGCCGCGATGCGCTCGGCGCGCATCCGCATCCTCACCCAGTTCAACGCCATCCCCCAGGGGGTCAAGTTCCTGGTCGACCTGCGCGCCGACCTGCTGCGCTTCCTGCCGGGAGACAAGGAGCTGCAGTCGCTCGACCGCGAGCTCGAAGCGCGGCTGTCGGCCTGGTTCGACGTCGGCTTCCTGGAACTCGCGCGCATCACCTGGCATTCGCCCGCCGCGCTGCTGGAAAAGCTGGTGGAGTACGAGGCGGTGCACGAGATCCGCTCGTGGACCGATCTCAAGAACCGGCTCGATTCGGATCGCCGCTGCTACGGCTTCTTCCATCCGCGCATGCCGCTGGAGCCGCTGATCTTCGTAGAGGTCGCACTGGTCGAGGAGCTGGCCGACAACGTCCAGCAGCTGCTCGACGAACACGCCCCGGTGCTCGACGCCTCGCGCGCCAGCACCGCGATCTTCTATTCCATCAGCAATACCCAGAGCGGCCTGCGCGGCGTGTCCTTCGGCAACTTCCTGCTCAAGCGGGTGGTGGACGACCTCAAGCGCGATTTCCCCAAGCTGAAGACCTTCGCCACCCTGTCGCCGATCCCGGGGCTGGCGCGCTGGGCGAGCAAACATCCCGCGGAGGTGGCCGCGGCCTTCACCGATGCCGATTGGAAGCGCCTGGCCGCCGCCGGGGTCGACGGCCCCGAGTCGCCGCGACTGCGCGAAGTGCTCGGCGGCAAGCCGGGCTGGCAGGATGACGAAGCCCTGGCCCGCGCGCTGCAGGCACCGCTCTCTCGCGTGGCGGCCGACTATCTGCTCAATGCGCGGCGCGAGGGCAAGCCGGTGGACCCGGTGGCGCGCTTCCACCTTGGCAACGGCGCGCGCGTCGAACGGCTCAACTGGCTGGCCGACACTTCGGCCAAGGGCCTGGAACAGTCCTGGGGCTTGATGGTGAACTACCTCTACGACCCGGACCGCATCGAGGACAACCTGGAATCATTTGCCAGCGAGGGACGGATCGACGCAGCCACCGCGGTCAAGCGCCTGGCGCGTCGCTGA